A genomic region of Kluyveromyces marxianus DMKU3-1042 DNA, complete genome, chromosome 5 contains the following coding sequences:
- the NTE1 gene encoding lysophospholipase → MWFFSYFLPKVKSILLLQFHITLPLNYLVILLIGTVVFTYLGLRSRILSNYSNLKNDVSDENNINRTEYIDASSAPFLLNHEKHKGFTSYLDEFLSAIKIFGYLEKPVFHELTKSMKTEKLQEGEIILLDDSIGFTIVVEGTLQILHKVENRRMGAFSSSQDFDSPFVSPMDDDGYLINGERFQLLNIVKSGNPLSSLVSILKLFSNSPVQPPSSMQDEERAQRLSTSGDSSDAQSPRINITGHINSFLDSTVHHRFNTTDGSCNTINTNNSNNSNSTNNINNSNTSSNDNRASTPISPIEFDSNFDNMSESSSNTTSPKLPELIARASSDCTIAIIPSSSFQRLLAKYPRSASHIIQMILTKLYRVTFQTAHTYLGLTNEIIFTEFQSMNKDSVKLPEVFRRSIIGYFTDQQDNSASTAKSKKQKRPQMHRLDSNSSVSYGSRHVVLNSRDQYNPGDLLSNVPLPRLSTPQRNNLSASTSSSTLSTGDNKPKLLNNFSTSHFEETETSSWRLALIDIIFQQLDITKDTIQRPVSDNISLSEQFPDDQSLRRRSSYSSFASLSSSVATQSSNRLVTFLPKEAHQFSRLEKKGNKLPKLRKNLQEPNVSRSREEKTHPLDEHRNEKNNNDGQFSDFETVKEDFSKCIKILRFEGNETILYQNSNPQGIFYVVSGEVDVISETTNPDTNESHERILYTVSEGFVLGCLSSILGCKSLVSLKVSKGPAYLALIPYDDLERLCDKYFMIYLRLSEMLTNSLSPNLLRLDYFLEWIHLDSSETLFNQGDPANGVYLVLNGRLRQLFYEDEESDVVTQMAELSKGESFGEVEVLTAINRLNTVVAIRESELARIPRTLFEFLAIEHPSIMIHVSRMVAKKAMLMNFKSGIGFTGTEKKSKAVKRNTDDQKRFDFNLNIKSNQSSKKNNSWSNTVNYKTITILPITEGLPVEEFAYKLINALRSCGKSTIGLNQRTTLSHLGRHAFDKLSTLKQSGYFSELEELYEIVVYIADTPVSSSWTQTCISQGDCILLLADAMREPKVGEFERLLLKSKTTARTDLVLIYPERFVVPGSTSKWLKNRIWIQSHHHVQFTPSDKIHEPEPILNNKPLSQLVEKFKENTKRTQESFVKYLPDSIKTTVETLSGKYINPKANSKFYTSVNPVKNDFLRLARILSGQAVGLVLGGGGARGLSHLGIIKALEERGIPVDIIGGTSIGSFVGGLYAMDYDLVPMYGRVKKFAGRVGSVWRTLTDLTWPVTSYTTGHEFNRGIWKTFRDYRIEDFWLPYYCNSTNITESVQEIHTSGVAWRYIRASMSLAGLLPPIVDNGNMLLDGGYVDNLPVTEMKQRGCRIIFAVDVGSVDDRTPVSYGDSLNGFWIILNRWNPFSKHPNIPNMAEIQMRLGYVASVNALERAKNTPGVVYMRPPIENYATLDFGKFEEIYQVGVAYGHDFLQHLQDTNQLPQIAGTTGLVLSDKQNMLQRRNSI, encoded by the coding sequence ATGTGGTTCTTTTCCTATTTCCTTCCAAAAGTGAAGAGCATTTTGCTCTTGCAATTCCATATAACACTTCCCTTAAACTATTTGGTGATTCTTCTGATCGGTACAGTAGTATTTACGTATTTGGGGCTTCGAAGTAGGATACTCTCGAACTATTCGAATCTGAAGAACGACGTTTCCGATGAGAATAACATTAATCGAACGGAGTATATTGATGCGTCTTCTGCGCCATTCCTTTTGAATCACGAGAAGCATAAGGGGTTCACATCTTATTTAGACGAGTTTTTATCAGCCATTAAGATCTTTGGTTACTTGGAAAAGCCTGTGTTTCACGAATTGACCAAGTCCATGAAGACCGAGAAGCTACAAGAGGGGGAGATTATCTTGTTGGATGATTCAATTGGGTTCACAATAGTTGTAGAAGGAACATTACAGATTTTGCATAAAGTAGAAAATCGCCGGATGGGCgcattttcatcatcacagGACTTTGATTCGCCGTTTGTCTCACCaatggatgatgatgggTATCTCATCAATGGGGAAAGGTTCCAACTATTGAACATTGTGAAGTCTGGGAACCCTTTATCCTCTTTGGTCAGTATTTTGAAACTATTTTCCAATAGTCCAGTGCAACCACCATCATCAATGCAAGATGAGGAACGTGCACAGCGGCTCTCGACATCTGGTGACTCCTCAGATGCCCAATCTCCTCGCATTAATATTACAGGACACATTAATAGCTTCTTGGATTCAACTGTGCATCATAGATTCAATACCACCGATGGTAGCTGCAATACTATCAATACTAACAACAGCAATAATAGTAACAGTACCAATAACATTAACAACAGTAATACGAGCAGCAATGATAACCGTGCTAGTACCCCCATATCTCCAATAGAATTTGATTCAAATTTCGATAATATGTCcgaatcttcttctaacaCAACATCTCCAAAATTACCTGAACTTATTGCACGTGCATCAAGCGATTGCACAATAGCTATTATcccatcttcatcttttcaGCGCTTGTTGGCAAAATATCCACGCTCCGCATCGCATATCATTCAAATGATATTAACAAAATTATACAGAGTTACTTTTCAAACAGCTCATACGTACTTGGGTCTCACCAATGAAATCATATTCACGGAATTCCAATCAATGAATAAAGACTCTGTGAAGCTACCAGAAGTTTTCCGTAGATCAATTATCGGCTATTTCACTGACCAACAAGATAATTCTGCAAGTACCGCCAAATctaaaaaacaaaaacggCCACAGATGCATCGTCTAGATTCCAACAGCTCAGTAAGTTATGGTTCAAGACATGTGGTATTGAATTCAAGGGACCAGTATAATCCGGGTGATCTTCTTTCTAATGTCCCTTTACCAAGATTGAGCACCCctcaaagaaataatttATCTGCCTCTACCTCTTCCTCAACCTTGAGCACCGGAGACAATAAACCCAAATTATTGAACAACTTCTCTACATCCCATTTTGAGGAAACAGAGACTTCTTCCTGGAGGTTAGCATTGATTGATAtaatctttcaacaattaGACATTACTAAGGATACGATCCAACGTCCGGTTTCTGATAATATTTCACTCTCAGAACAATTTCCTGATGATCAGTCtctgagaagaagatcttcatattcttcttttgcttcaTTGTCATCGTCGGTGGCTACGCAATCGAGTAATCGTTTGGTGACATTCTTACCAAAAGAAGCACATCAATTCTCGagattggaaaagaagggcAACAAACTTCCCAAACTAAGGAAAAATTTACAAGAGCCTAATGTATCGAGAtccagagaagaaaaaacacatcCATTGGATGAACATCgtaatgaaaaaaataacaatgaTGGCCAGTTCTCCGATTTTGAAACTGTTAAAGAAGACTTTTCTAAATGTATTAAGATTTTGAGATTTGAAGGCAATGAAACAATCCTTTATCAGAACTCTAATCCTCAGGGTATATTCTACGTTGTCAGTGGTGAGGTTGATGTTATTTCTGAGACTACTAATCCTGATACGAATGAAAGCCATGAAAGAATCTTGTATACTGTTTCGGAAGGGTTTGTACTGGGCTGCTtatcttcaattcttggtTGCAAATCGCTCGTATCTCTTAAAGTTAGTAAAGGTCCTGCTTACCTTGCATTAATTCCTTATGATGATCTTGAAAGGTTGTGTGATAAATACTTTATGATTTATCTAAGGCTATCTGAGATGTTAACGAATTCTTTGAGTCCAAATTTGTTAAGATTAGATTACTTCTTAGAATGGATTCACTTAGACTCTTCAGAGACATTGTTCAATCAGGGTGACCCTGCAAATGGTGTGTACTTAGTCTTAAATGGTAGACTAAGACAATTGTTTtatgaggatgaagaatcAGATGTGGTAACGCAAATGGCAGAACTATCTAAGGGTGAAAGTTTCGGAGAAGTAGAGGTACTAACTGCTATCAATAGACTGAACACAGTCGTTGCCATAAGAGAAAGTGAACTAGCCAGAATTCCAAGAACTCTCTTTGAGTTTTTAGCTATCGAACATCCTTCAATTATGATTCATGTTAGCAGAATGGTTGCCAAGAAGGCCATGTTAATGAATTTCAAATCAGGAATAGGATTTACAGGGACcgaaaagaaatcaaaagcAGTGAAGAGAAACACAGATGACCAAAAAAGGTTTGATTTTAACCTAAATAttaaatcaaatcaatcatcaaagaaaaataacTCTTGGAGCAACACCGTAAATTATAAGACCATCACCATTCTTCCAATAACTGAGGGGTTGCCAGTGGAAGAATTTGCTTACAAGTTAATTAATGCATTAAGAAGTTGCGGGAAGTCAACAATTGGATTGAACCAACGCACAACTCTATCACACCTTGGCCGTCATGCATTTGATAAACTCTCTACTTTGAAGCAAAGTGGATACTTTtctgaacttgaagaactttaCGAAATAGTTGTCTACATCGCCGACACACCTGTGAGCTCTTCATGGACCCAAACATGCATATCGCAAGGTGACTGTATCTTACTCTTAGCAGATGCCATGCGCGAACCAAAAGTTGGTGAATTTGAACGTTTGTTATTAAAAAGTAAAACAACTGCCAGAACCgatttggttttgatttaTCCTGAACGATTCGTAGTTCCTGGCTCTACCTCAAAATGGTtaaaaaatagaatatgGATTCAATCGCACCACCATGTTCAATTCACACCAAGTGATAAGATTCACGAACCTGAGCCTATCTTAAACAATAAACCGCTTTCACAATTAGTGGAGAAGTTTAAGGAAAATACGAAAAGAACACAGGAAAGTTTTGTAAAATATTTGCCTGACTCGATTAAGACTACTGTTGAAACACTATCAGGTAAATACATTAATCCAAAAGCTAATTCCAAGTTTTATACATCTGTTAACCCTGTGAAAAATGACTTTTTACGACTAGCTAGAATCTTATCTGGCCAAGCGGTTGGTCTTGTATTAGGCGGAGGTGGTGCTCGTGGGTTAAGCCATTTAGGGATCATAAAGGCTTTGGAAGAGAGAGGTATTCCGGTTGACATTATTGGAGGAACTTCTATAGGATCTTTTGTTGGCGGATTGTACGCGATGGATTATGATCTAGTCCCTATGTATGGCCGAGTGAAAAAGTTTGCTGGCCGAGTGGGATCTGTTTGGAGAACCCTAACTGACTTAACTTGGCCAGTTACATCGTACACAACAGGTCATGAGTTCAATCGTGGTATATGGAAAACATTTAGAGATTACAGAATCGAAGATTTCTGGTTGCCTTATTACTGCAATTCCACGAATATCACAGAATCTGTCCAAGAGATTCATACGTCAGGTGTTGCTTGGCGTTATATTAGGGCATCCATGTCCCTTGCCGGTCTGTTGCCACCTATTGTAGACAATGGAAATATGTTACTCGACGGAGGTTATGTTGATAATTTGCCAGTCACTGAGATGAAACAAAGGGGGTGCAGAATTATATTCGCAGTTGATGTAGGGTCTGTTGACGACAGAACACCTGTATCATACGgtgattctttgaatggTTTTTGGATTATCCTAAACAGATGGAATCCATTCTCAAAGCATCCGAACATTCCCAATATGGCAGAAATTCAAATGAGATTAGGGTATGTCGCCTCAGTCAATGCCTTGGAAAGGGCTAAAAATACTCCTGGAGTAGTATATATGAGACCTCCAATTGAGAATTACGCAACTTTAGATTTCGGAAAGTTTGAAGAGATCTACCAAGTTGGTGTTGCTTACGGACATGACTTTTTACAACACCTCCAGGACACCAATCAATTGCCGCAAATTGCAGGAACAACTGGTCTTGTCCTATCAGATAAACAAAATATGTTACAAAGACGTAACAGTATATGA
- the CAR2 gene encoding ornithine-oxo-acid transaminase, which yields MVVTAEFNLSSAKTIEYEQKYSAHNYHPLPVVFSKASGAHVWDPEGNEYLDFLSAYSAVNQGHCHPHIISALVDQASKLTLSSRAFSNDCFAAFAKYVTEFFDYEAVLPMNTGAEAVESALKLARRWGYMVKKIQPDEAIILGAQGNFHGRTFGAISLSTDEEDSRLNFGPFLDNVTAKIPGGAKGEFIRYGEIEDYKRAFESHGDKICAVIVEPIQGEAGIVVPKPEFLTNLQQLCKQHNVLLICDEIQTGIARTGKLLCYEHSPNCKPDIVLLGKAISGGVLPVSCVLSSREIMACFTPGSHGSTYGGNPLASRVAIAALEVVQNENLVERSARLGEFLQNGLRELQKESNGIIKEVRGKGLLTAIVIDHDKANGRTAWDLCLLMKEQGVLAKPTHENIIRLAPPLVISEEDLLKGIDSIRQSLSKLPTVPKSNH from the coding sequence ATGGTTGTTACTGCTGAATTTAACTTATCGTCTGCCAAGACCATTGAATACGAACAAAAGTACTCCGCTCACAACTACCATCCTTTGCCAGTTGTGTTCAGCAAGGCTAGCGGCGCTCATGTGTGGGACCCAGAAGGAAATGAATACTTGGATTTCCTATCTGCATACTCTGCGGTGAACCAAGGTCACTGCCACCCACATATCATTTCTGCATTAGTTGACCAGGCTTCTAAGCTTACACTTTCCTCCAGAGCCTTTTCGAACGACTGTTTTGCAGCTTTTGCTAAATATGTCACCGAATTCTTCGACTACGAGGCCGTCTTGCCTATGAATACCGGTGCTGAAGCCGTCGAGAGTGCATTGAAATTGGCCAGAAGATGGGGTTACATGGTGAAGAAAATCCAACCTGACGAAGCAATCATTTTGGGTGCTCAGGGCAACTTCCATGGTCGTACCTTTGGTGCTATTTCCTTGTCTACCGACGAAGAGGACTCCAGATTGAACTTCGGTCCCTTCTTAGACAATGTCACGGCAAAGATCCCAGGCGGCGCTAAGGGCGAATTCATCAGATACGGCGAGATCGAGGATTACAAGCGTGCATTTGAATCCCATGGGGACAAGATTTGCGCTGTCATCGTGGAGCCTATCCAAGGTGAGGCTGGTATTGTCGTTCCAAAGCCAGAGTTTTTGACTAATTTGCAACAACTTTGTAAGCAACACAACGTCTTGTTGATCTGTGACGAAATCCAAACCGGTATCGCCAGAACCGGTAAGCTACTATGCTACGAACACTCTCCAAACTGTAAACCAGACATCGTCTTGCTAGGTAAGGCCATCTCCGGCGGTGTGCTACCTGTCTCCTGCGTCCTTTCTTCAAGAGAAATCATGGCATGCTTCACCCCAGGCTCCCACGGTTCCACATACGGTGGTAACCCATTGGCCTCTAGAGTTGCCATTGCTGCCCTAGAAGTCGTCCAAAACGAAAACTTGGTCGAAAGATCCGCAAGATTAGGTGAATTCCTACAAAACGGCTTACGTGAACTACAAAAGGAGTCAAACGGTATCATCAAGGAAGTCAGAGGCAAAGGTTTGCTCACTGCAATCGTCATCGATCACGACAAGGCTAACGGTAGAACCGCTTGGGACTTGTGTCTATTGATGAAGGAACAAGGTGTTCTAGCAAAGCCTACCCACGAAAACATCATCAGACTAGCACCACCTTTGGTCAtctcagaagaagatcttcTAAAGGGTATTGACTCTATCAGACAATCCCTATCCAAGTTGCCAACCGTGCCAAAGTCCAATCATTAA
- the DIF1 gene encoding Dif1p (RNR_inhib super family conserved domain), with amino-acid sequence MSNQSPTKKQLHNAIQPTQIQYEYQDKLSTIGMRIRQAVDNGYKGVTVGSNGVSGAASSTGNAMAADNNGSGFSNICVQDNTRFTIPEYKRVALTKQAPMLVNQRTVSMNSNLEQWEQNLDQRLSSIDDDIMRNKLGANDFLSGASKRSFDDLEF; translated from the coding sequence ATGTCCAACCAATCCCCAACTAAGAAACAACTACACAACGCTATACAGCCAACCCAAATTCAATATGAATACCAGGATAAGCTATCTACCATTGGGATGAGAATCAGACAAGCCGTCGATAACGGATACAAAGGTGTTACCGTAGGTAGTAATGGTGTTTCAGGTGCTGCTAGCAGCACAGGCAACGCTATGGCAGCAGACAACAACGGTTCTGGGTTCTCTAACATTTGTGTCCAGGATAACACAAGGTTCACCATTCCAGAATATAAGAGAGTGGCACTTACAAAACAAGCCCCAATGTTGGTAAATCAAAGAACCGTATCTATGAACTCCAACTTGGAACAGTGGGAACAAAACTTGGACCAAAGACTATCGAGcatagatgatgatattatgAGAAACAAACTAGGTGCTAACGACTTCTTGTCAGGTGCATCAAAGAGATCTTTCGACGATCTGGAGTTCTAA
- the ECM30 gene encoding Ecm30p, with the protein MGNTDSKLIIYKEHLLRLATDEIIPLYGTSTSTDSLISSKTGQTNGNAKSADFAAGAGKTATSNGRNNGNTNFKNILSPFDPFYTNLVSADLPPQYLSTYLNTTELRAILQHNKTNFTNLLHFLTYSIIQYSSFPKSLKDPNNRRSLTNCLRILCKLIPVLFEQSDLEGCLEAEVFWSKTTWPNVLSLNSGHSEVSNTATVGIPDSPYNSSSGNTNSSSINSTSVNVDYKPSPQDSLRVTIPNQQDPLDPCFLGAKLLSALVVLSSQEGFVYGSEVISQTSPLSSVHYDIHLLDILRLFITLLSKPLYKPSQTNRFLESFLMDSNSAFKIHELASSLLKVIVRFDPRVIDPIKKSLFYTSLQFFNITMKFTSEDDEQIILLFFQTLSPKMVADKIYQPLQDILSIIIEGEDLSNFQSCLPIFQFLFNLFLLNPETRTELSSRFGTVLLTTLIIYAKVISQERYCKPMLQFVAHFMAYLSSLPQIHQMSSSNLKSCQLTFLSEKVRNQPISIREFCIIQLVRHIIPILTTQDAVVDPCYIETLYNLLRIPSSLNYSACMSIQNLLTTFHESIQLPVTYSSHYSHSLSFKLDLLSVLIHALVSNILEDFQHNKILLFVLCRNEAVLQQLLQLIENLSQDESRNKPLAPAMITKESDFPLPILHGHKSFIERLDFDYNLLDSDITLVKLRPSWPIGMSLRSKQKLKWDSVLAKTWLGNKYAYALIKAIQIINSEFPSILKITRKEDLKRVLLHLKIFEPTLMKLMEPVIPLPLTRRNTTCRYLSWDHFSWMKDKSVAYWFDYLLWSDVFNSTSDKVYISEQDIDSFGPLSSPGNSNSGSGSGTVNSRQSNRLERFNSNGSILSRTNTNDDMKPKNSFEHVPGNNRDISGNGVSPNNNTSNNNNNINSNNSNNMNSNNGNSSGNNRNSGSSSSSWFRMPWSSHDDGKNHNNNSTNNTNSHVTENMEYYKTLSKPNIWTGTNIRLFPLVVEECESEFSFVDMTSSLLKRLRFNSTASLSSMETYHTLNTNYT; encoded by the coding sequence ATGGGAAATACAGACTCTAAGCTTATTATTTATAAGGAGCACTTGTTGCGACTCGCCACGGATGAAATAATCCCTTTGTATGGGACTTCTACTAGCACAGACTCTTTGATAAGTAGCAAGACTGGGCAAACCAATGGAAATGCCAAGAGTGCAGATTTTGCAGCTGGTGCTGGGAAAACTGCTACGTCAAATGGCCGTAACAATGGTAATACTAATTTCAAGAATATTCTCTCTCCGTTTGACCCCTTTTACACTAATTTGGTCTCGGCAGATTTACCTCCGCAATATTTATCGACGTACCTTAACACTACAGAACTTAGAGCAATATTGCAACACAATAAGACCAACTTCACTAACCTTTTGCATTTCCTTACCTATAGCATAATCCAGTACAGTTCGTTTCCCAAATCGTTGAAGGACCCTAACAACCGACGGTCGTTGACCAATTGTTTGCGTATACTGTGTAAGCTGATTCCAGTGTTGTTTGAACAATCAGATTTGGAGGGATGCTTGGAAGCAGAAGTGTTTTGGTCAAAAACTACTTGGCCAAATGTCCTATCGTTAAATTCAGGGCATTCAGAAGTGTCAAATACAGCGACTGTGGGGATTCCGGACTCCCCATATAACTCGTCCTCAGGTAATACTAATTCTTCCTCAATCAATTCCACGTCAGTCAATGTTGATTACAAACCAAGCCCCCAAGATTCATTACGTGTAACTATTCCAAATCAACAAGATCCACTAGATCCTTGTTTCCTCGGTGCTAAGCTCCTCAGTGCATTGGTGGTTTTATCCTCGCAGGAAGGCTTTGTCTATGGTAGCGAGGTGATTTCTCAAACATCGCCACTCTCAAGTGTGCATTATGATATCCATCTTTTGGACATTCTAAGACTTTTCATAACATTGCTATCAAAGCCGTTATACAAACCTTCTCAGACCAATAGGTTTTTGGAATCGTTTTTGATGGATTCAAACTCGGCCTTTAAAATACACGAGCTTGCCTCTTCTTTACTTAAAGTCATCGTACGATTCGACCCACGAGTAATAGATCCAATCAAAAAGTCTCTCTTCTACACTTCATTgcaattcttcaatatcacAATGAAATTTACTTCGGAGGATGATGAACAAATTATACTATTGTTCTTCCAAACCCTGTCGCCAAAAATGGTGGCAGACAAAATATACCAGCCTTTGCAAGATATTTTGTCAATCATCATTGAAGGTGAAGATTTGTCCAATTTTCAGTCATGTTTGCCTATATTTCAATTCCTATTCAACTTATTTTTGCTGAATCCAGAAACACGTACCGAACTATCAAGTCGTTTCGGTACAGTATTATTAACAACATTGATTATTTATGCTAAAGTCATCAGTCAAGAGAGGTATTGTAAGCCAATGCTGCAATTTGTAGCCCATTTCATGGCGTATCTATCATCTCTCCCTCAAATCCACCAGATGTCATCCTCAAATTTGAAATCCTGCCAACTAACATTCCTCTCTGAAAAGGTCAGAAATCAACCCATATCAATCCGTGAATTTTGTATTATTCAATTGGTTAGACATATCATCCCAATACTAACCACTCAGGATGCAGTGGTCGATCCTTGTTACATTGAAACATTGTACAACTTATTAAGGATCCCTTCTTCGTTGAATTATTCTGCATGCATGTCAATACAAAACCTATTGACAACATTTCACGAGTCCATTCAACTACCTGTAACCTACTCTTCACATTATTCACATTCCCTAAGTTTTAAACTAGACCTTTTATCCGTTTTGATTCATGCACTCGTCAGTAATATCCTAGAAGACTTCCAGCACAAtaaaattcttctttttgttctttgtcGCAATGAGGCTGTTTTGCAGCAATTGTTACAACTGATTGAAAATCTCTCGCAAGATGaatcaagaaacaaaccCCTTGCCCCAGCAATGATAACAAAAGAATCAGATTTTCCGCTACCCATACTCCATGGTCACAAAAGTTTTATTGAACGTTTAGATTTTGATTATAACCTTCTTGATTCAGATATCACTTTGGTCAAATTACGTCCATCTTGGCCAATAGGTATGTCCTTAAGaagcaaacaaaaattaaaatggGACTCTGTTTTGGCGAAGACATGGTTAGGAAACAAATATGCATATGCTCTTATCAAGGCAATACAAATTATCAATTCCGAATTTCCTTCCATTCTTAAGATTACAAGGaaagaagatttgaagAGGGTTCTGCTACATTTGAAGATATTTGAACCAACATTGATGAAGCTGATGGAACCAGTAATACCATTGCCATTGACAAGAAGGAATACTACGTGTCGATACTTGTCATGGGATCATTTTTCATGGATGAAAGACAAATCAGTAGCATATTGGTTTGACTATTTGTTGTGGTCAGATGTCTTTAACAGTACTTCAGACAAAGTGTACATATCAGAGCAAGACATCGATAGCTTTGGGCCTTTGTCCAGCCCTGGAAACAGTAATTCTGGTTCTGGATCCGGAACGGTGAACTCAAGACAAAGTAATAGACTAGAGAGATTTAATTCCAACGGTTCTATTTTGTCTCGGACTAACACCAATGACGATATGAAGCCTAAAAATTCTTTCGAGCATGTACCTGGTAATAATCGTGATATTTCCGGTAACGGTGTGTCTCCCAATAATAACACCagtaacaataacaacaatattaacagtaataatagCAATAACATGAACAGTAATAACGGTAATTCCTCTGGCAACAATCGTAATAGTGgaagtagtagtagtagttggTTCAGGATGCCGTGGTCATCTCATGATGATGGCAAAAATCacaacaataatagtaCTAATAATACCAATTCTCATGTCACAGAGAACATGGAGTACTACAAGACATTATCAAAGCCTAATATTTGGACTGGAACCAATATTAGGTTGTTCCCAttggttgttgaagaatgcGAATCAGAATTTTCGTTTGTCGATATGACATCGTCATTACTGAAACGTCTAAGATTTAACAGTACAGCAAGTTTAAGCTCAATGGAAACATACCACACGTTAAATACTAATTATACATAA
- the TSR2 gene encoding Tsr2p, with translation MEVVTHIDESDFVEAVEGRNSLEFGDEKQQARFELGVSMMVYKWDALDIAVANQWGGPESEEKRDWITGVIVDLFKNEKVVDVQLIEETLVYAMFDEFETNVEDDSALHIAAGIISVYRECANEDYSTVERLFLNWNENKDKKQPRKIVVTGDSSDEEDEGEEGSDEDMDMCDHDHDHAHKHEPEETSEIPEPVVDEDGFELVQKKGKKRY, from the coding sequence ATGGAGGTAGTTACTCATATTGACGAATCGGATTTTGTCGAAGCTGTTGAAGGCAGAAACAGTTTGGAGTTTGGAGATGAGAAGCAGCAAGCTCGTTTCGAGCTCGGGGTTTCGATGATGGTTTACAAATGGGATGCACTTGATATTGCTGTTGCCAACCAGTGGGGTGGTCCTGAATctgaagagaagagagacTGGATTACAGGTGTCATAGTTGATCTTTTTAAGAATGAGAAGGTTGTAGATGTGCAGTTAATCGAAGAGACGTTGGTTTACGCCATGTTCGATGAATTCGAAACGAATGTAGAGGATGACTCTGCACTACATATTGCTGCTGGGATTATTTCCGTATATAGAGAATGTGCCAACGAGGACTATTCCACTGTGGAGCGTTTGTTCTTAAACTGGAATGAGAACAAAGACAAGAAACAGCCACGTAAAATAGTAGTAACTGGCGACTCCAGTGACGAGGAAGACGAAGGTGAAGAGGGtagtgatgaagatatgGATATGTGTGATCATGATCATGATCATGCTCATAAACACGAACCTGAGGAGACTTCTGAGATTCCAGAGCCTGTTGTCGATGAAGACGGCTTCGAATTGGTGCAGAAAAAGGGTAAGAAGAGATATTAG